A single window of Candidatus Microthrix subdominans DNA harbors:
- a CDS encoding DUF427 domain-containing protein — protein MTQGHTISTHAEDVHVEVRLGGELVADSRKPVLLEETGLATAYYLPKDDLCADARPIELSTHCPFKGDASYWTIEVGDRTHDAIAWSYEEPNEGAEDIEGRVAFFADRAEILVDGVAV, from the coding sequence ATGACCCAGGGACACACGATCAGCACGCACGCCGAAGACGTCCACGTCGAGGTTCGCCTCGGAGGTGAGCTCGTCGCCGATTCCCGGAAGCCGGTGCTGCTCGAGGAGACCGGGCTGGCGACGGCCTACTACCTGCCCAAGGACGACCTTTGCGCGGACGCCCGGCCGATCGAGCTCAGCACCCACTGCCCGTTTAAGGGCGATGCGTCGTACTGGACGATCGAGGTGGGCGACCGCACCCACGACGCGATCGCCTGGAGCTACGAAGAGCCCAACGAGGGCGCCGAGGACATCGAGGGCCGCGTGGCGTTCTTCGCCGACCGGGCCGAGATCCTCGTCGACGGCGTCGCCGTCTGA
- a CDS encoding AAA family ATPase, producing MIGTCRAIDGHGHQYGWSAPTGRRARLGTIALLVVITGPIASGKSTVARLLAAEFRRAGRCVATVDIDDTVEMIGGFGTITDERFRQVQRVHGKLVASWLCQGIDVIAHGPFYEPREIDALLEALPHGTNPNWLVLDTTYELALDRVQADPNRDLSKDPAILRLAYDRAEALRPGLPPNRWTYDTSEVTGEQIAADVAGSLME from the coding sequence GTGATCGGTACCTGCAGGGCCATCGATGGTCATGGTCACCAGTATGGGTGGAGCGCTCCCACCGGGCGGCGGGCAAGACTGGGCACTATCGCACTTCTCGTCGTCATCACCGGCCCGATCGCTTCGGGCAAGTCGACCGTCGCCCGACTCCTCGCAGCAGAGTTTCGACGCGCAGGACGCTGCGTGGCGACCGTCGACATCGACGACACCGTCGAGATGATCGGCGGCTTTGGCACCATCACCGACGAGCGCTTCCGACAGGTTCAACGGGTGCACGGCAAACTCGTCGCTTCCTGGCTGTGCCAGGGCATCGACGTGATCGCTCATGGGCCCTTTTACGAACCTCGCGAAATCGATGCGTTGCTCGAGGCACTCCCTCACGGGACGAATCCGAACTGGCTCGTCCTGGACACCACCTACGAGCTCGCTCTCGACCGGGTTCAGGCCGATCCGAACAGAGACCTGTCCAAGGACCCAGCGATCCTGCGGCTCGCCTACGACCGGGCGGAAGCGCTCCGGCCAGGTCTGCCCCCGAACCGCTGGACCTACGACACGTCGGAGGTCACGGGCGAGCAGATCGCCGCTGACGTCGCCGGCAGCTTGATGGAGTAA
- a CDS encoding adenosylmethionine--8-amino-7-oxononanoate transaminase, whose translation MTIDGPAGTDHRSFERLGRLGPAEAVAFDQAHLWHPYTSIPATPAPLLATSASGCRLNVRTPDGEKRSLVDGMSSWWAAVHGYSHPALVEAARNQLESMSHVMFGGLTHGPAVELGRRLVALTPPGLERVFFSDSGSVAVEVAVKMALQHWRSKGQPDKNRLLTWRSGYHGDTFMAMSACDPDGGMHSMWSGVVPAQRFVSEPPAGFDAPIDEAFVVEIDRALETHRDELAAMIVEPVVQGAGGMRFHNPGYLQVLRDRCDHHGVLLIFDEIATGFGRTGPMFAAEWARVTPDIMCVGKALTGGMMTLAATLCTDRVGTAISSGEVPVLAHGPTFMANPLACATAVASLDLLVSSDYRTSVKRIEGSLSNGLAAAADLPQVSDVRVLGAIGVIELDRPVDMGRATAAAIDAGVWLRPFRNLVYAMPPYICSDDEIAAICTAMRAVAEAHPPA comes from the coding sequence ATGACCATCGATGGCCCTGCAGGTACCGATCACCGCTCGTTCGAACGGTTGGGGCGCCTTGGGCCGGCTGAAGCTGTGGCGTTCGACCAGGCGCACCTGTGGCACCCCTACACGTCGATCCCCGCCACCCCGGCGCCGCTGCTGGCGACCTCGGCATCGGGGTGCCGGCTCAACGTGCGCACCCCGGACGGGGAGAAACGCTCGCTCGTCGACGGCATGTCATCTTGGTGGGCGGCGGTTCACGGATACTCCCACCCCGCCCTGGTCGAAGCGGCGCGCAACCAGTTGGAGTCGATGAGCCACGTGATGTTCGGCGGGCTCACTCACGGGCCGGCGGTCGAGCTGGGACGTCGGCTGGTCGCGCTCACGCCCCCGGGGCTGGAGCGGGTGTTCTTCTCCGACTCGGGCTCGGTGGCGGTCGAAGTGGCGGTCAAGATGGCGCTGCAGCACTGGCGCTCCAAAGGGCAGCCCGACAAGAACCGACTGCTCACGTGGCGCAGCGGTTACCACGGCGACACGTTCATGGCGATGTCCGCCTGCGATCCCGATGGCGGTATGCACTCGATGTGGTCCGGGGTGGTGCCCGCCCAGCGGTTTGTCTCCGAGCCGCCGGCCGGCTTCGACGCTCCGATCGACGAGGCCTTTGTTGTCGAGATCGATCGTGCCCTTGAGACCCATCGCGACGAGCTCGCAGCGATGATCGTCGAGCCGGTCGTTCAGGGCGCCGGTGGCATGCGCTTCCACAACCCGGGCTACCTGCAGGTGTTGCGCGACCGCTGCGACCACCACGGCGTGCTGTTGATCTTTGATGAGATCGCCACCGGATTTGGGCGCACTGGGCCGATGTTCGCCGCCGAGTGGGCCAGGGTCACCCCGGACATCATGTGCGTCGGCAAGGCGCTCACCGGCGGCATGATGACCCTGGCCGCCACCCTGTGCACCGATCGGGTGGGGACGGCGATCTCGTCCGGCGAGGTGCCGGTGCTGGCCCACGGGCCGACGTTCATGGCCAACCCGCTGGCTTGCGCCACGGCCGTGGCCTCCCTCGATCTGTTGGTGTCCTCGGACTATCGCACCTCGGTGAAGCGCATCGAGGGATCGCTGTCGAACGGTTTGGCGGCGGCCGCCGACCTGCCGCAGGTGAGCGATGTGCGGGTGCTGGGCGCCATCGGCGTGATCGAGCTGGACCGCCCGGTCGACATGGGACGCGCCACGGCAGCTGCCATCGATGCCGGCGTGTGGCTGCGGCCGTTCCGCAACCTGGTCTACGCCATGCCGCCCTACATCTGCAGCGACGACGAGATC
- a CDS encoding siderophore-interacting protein: MQYGRVERLEELTPNMIRVTLGGDGLAGFEPTPFSDQYINAQFVPDGAPYSTPFDVDEARALPAEQRPRGRRITVRAWDPAERLLTLDFVTHGDVGYAGSWVRSAQVGDLLQFLGPSGSYLPDAEADWHLFVGDETVLPAIAASLPHIPAGRPVVAVVLVDGPECELGLDCEADLTMMWLHRDRSGHDHDRQLRVLEDLSFPEGRVDGFVHGEASETRAVRRHLLADRNVAREHLSASPYWRCRFSDEDWRQVKKDWVAEMEAEV; this comes from the coding sequence ATGCAGTACGGACGGGTCGAGCGGCTGGAAGAGCTGACGCCCAACATGATCAGGGTGACCCTGGGAGGCGACGGCCTGGCAGGCTTCGAGCCGACTCCGTTCAGCGACCAGTACATCAACGCCCAGTTCGTGCCTGACGGAGCGCCCTACTCGACGCCCTTCGACGTCGACGAGGCTCGGGCGCTGCCGGCGGAGCAACGTCCGCGAGGTCGGCGAATCACCGTCCGGGCGTGGGACCCGGCAGAGCGCCTGCTGACGCTGGACTTCGTCACCCACGGCGACGTTGGGTACGCCGGGTCGTGGGTGCGATCCGCCCAGGTGGGCGACCTGTTGCAGTTCCTGGGCCCCTCCGGCTCGTACTTGCCGGACGCGGAGGCCGACTGGCACCTGTTCGTCGGCGACGAGACCGTGCTGCCGGCGATCGCCGCATCCCTTCCGCACATTCCGGCGGGGCGTCCGGTGGTGGCGGTCGTGCTGGTCGACGGGCCCGAGTGCGAGCTGGGTCTCGACTGCGAGGCGGACCTGACGATGATGTGGCTGCACCGCGACCGGTCCGGCCACGATCACGATCGTCAGCTGCGGGTGCTGGAGGACCTGTCGTTCCCGGAGGGTCGCGTGGACGGCTTCGTTCACGGCGAGGCCAGCGAAACCCGGGCGGTGCGCCGACACCTGCTCGCCGACCGCAACGTGGCCAGGGAGCACCTGTCGGCCTCGCCCTATTGGCGCTGTCGCTTCAGCGATGAGGACTGGCGTCAGGTGAAGAAGGATTGGGTAGCCGAGATGGAAGCCGAGGTCTGA